In one window of Rhodopseudomonas palustris HaA2 DNA:
- a CDS encoding DUF2177 family protein, producing MKRYGVLYLATFIILIPLDFLFLGFIAKDFFASQVGEMLGPVRLLPAVLFYSLYVVGIMVFVNGAATATWKSALLLGALFGLFCYATFELTALAVLKHWTWPMVAADISWGTFVTAVSGSLGLVIADRLSPR from the coding sequence TTGAAGCGGTATGGCGTTCTTTACCTGGCGACGTTCATCATTCTTATCCCGCTGGATTTCCTGTTTCTCGGATTCATTGCGAAGGACTTCTTCGCCAGCCAGGTCGGCGAGATGCTCGGCCCGGTCCGGCTGCTGCCGGCGGTGCTGTTCTATTCGCTCTACGTCGTCGGCATCATGGTGTTCGTCAATGGCGCGGCGACCGCGACCTGGAAATCGGCGTTGCTGCTCGGGGCGCTGTTCGGCCTGTTCTGCTATGCGACCTTCGAGCTCACCGCGCTGGCGGTTCTGAAGCACTGGACCTGGCCGATGGTCGCCGCCGACATCTCGTGGGGCACCTTCGTCACCGCGGTCTCCGGGTCGCTCGGCCTCGTGATTGCAGACCGGTTGTCGCCGCGCTGA